A single genomic interval of Daucus carota subsp. sativus chromosome 1, DH1 v3.0, whole genome shotgun sequence harbors:
- the LOC108215804 gene encoding uncharacterized protein LOC108215804: MGSQSLRSPETSTQLGELLRYTDHENSRSHLTIGSVLNLEKKPGSRSTGRTLLDIIQADSTGDSKITWTNFRDKLRLKRATAALQRINNHGHHQRILSDPDIESESSRIRSSSLRLQRSLSSLSEEEEQEQETEGEGPLRMSLMSLLAETDREMGNEPAYVIEDEAGQVEVEVENDGGSGEVNDCCVCMERHKGSAFIPCGHTFCRLCSRELYVQRGNCPICNGFILEILDIF; this comes from the coding sequence ATGGGCAGTCAGAGCCTCCGGTCGCCGGAAACGTCGACCCAGCTGGGAGAATTACTGAGATATACAGATCATGAGAACAGTCGTAGCCATTTGACAATAGGCAGTGTTCTTAATCTGGAAAAAAAACCAGGGAGTAGATCAACAGGCCGTACACTTCTGGATATAATACAAGCGGACTCAACAGGAGATAGTAAGATCACTTGGACAAATTTTCGTGACAAGCTCCGACTCAAACGCGCAACCGCCGCATTGCAACGAATAAATAATCATGGTCATCATCAAAGGATTTTGTCAGACCCCGATATTGAATCTGAATCGAGTAGGATTCGATCATCGTCACTGCGGTTGCAAAGAAGTCTAAGTTCACTGTCGGAGGAGGAGGAGCAGGAGCAGGAGACAGAGGGAGAAGGGCCTCTTAGGATGTCGTTGATGTCGTTGTTGGCGGAGACGGATAGGGAAATGGGGAATGAACCGGCTTATGTGATCGAAGATGAGGCTGGTCAAGTTGAAGTTGAGGTCGAAAATGATGGTGGAAGTGGTGAGGTGAATGATTGTTGTGTTTGTATGGAGAGGCATAAAGGATCAGCTTTTATACCTTGTGGACATACATTTTGTAGGTTATGTTCAAGGGAGCTTTATGTTCAAAGAGGGAACTGTCCCATCTGTAATGGCTTCATTTTGGAGATTCTTGATATTTTCTGA
- the LOC108206505 gene encoding uncharacterized protein LOC108206505 isoform X2 yields the protein MDVLEERKLMINLICPYVSLSKVVEFKALEDERIDLGSISRTFGLDPLTIRINGHFISRGVDFIASSVTWKSLISFFSARGFSTGISAIEPLRVDGKLCKVGTKRVHDTAGAENIIHGISEWENKQPVDKYLNLFKKSKFIGSGSCIKKEHNLDIDGRRSKYDDIGLKRKNQLDSVQPQKKLRMHETSLGSRKKEYTLSALDYASPMQL from the exons ATGGATGTGTTAGAAGAAAGAAAATTAATGATCAATCTGATATGCCCATATGTTTCCTTATCAAAAGTTGTCGAATTTAAGGCTTTGGAAGATGAAAGAATTGATCTTGgctcaatttcaagaacatttgggctTGACCCGCTAACAATCAGGATAAATGGTCACTTCATTAGTAGAGGGGTTGATTTTATAGCTTCTTCTGTTACTTGGAAGTCTTTGATTTCTTTCTTCTCTGCTAGAGGTTTTTCAACTGGAATCTCCGCCATTGAGCCACTCAGAGTTGATGGGAAGCTCTGCAAAGTTGGCACCAAAA gaGTCCATGATACAGCAGGTGCAGAGAACATAATACACGGCATCAGTGAATGGGAAAACAAACAACCTGTAGACAAATATCTTAACCTTTTCAAAAAGTCTAAATTCATAGGCTCAG GTTCTTGCATAAAGAAAGAGCACAATCTTGATATTGACGGCCGGCGAAGTAAATATGATGACATCGGGTTGAAAAGAAAGAACCAGCTAGACTCCGTCCAACCGCAAAAGAAGTTGCGAATGCATGAAACTAGCCTAG GCTCAAGGAAAAAGGAATATACCCTTTCAGCTTTAGACTATGCCAGTCCTATGCAGCTATAA
- the LOC108206505 gene encoding uncharacterized protein LOC108206505 isoform X3, producing MDVLEERKLMINLICPYVSLSKVVEFKALEDERIDLGSISRTFGLDPLTIRINGHFISRGVDFIASSVTWKSLISFFSARGFSTGISAIEPLRVDGKLCKVGTKRVHDTAGAENIIHGISEWENKQPVDKYLNLFKKSKFIGSASCIPSIGSSDRKRTCCIGLERAHESPCDKVKAISSLLE from the exons ATGGATGTGTTAGAAGAAAGAAAATTAATGATCAATCTGATATGCCCATATGTTTCCTTATCAAAAGTTGTCGAATTTAAGGCTTTGGAAGATGAAAGAATTGATCTTGgctcaatttcaagaacatttgggctTGACCCGCTAACAATCAGGATAAATGGTCACTTCATTAGTAGAGGGGTTGATTTTATAGCTTCTTCTGTTACTTGGAAGTCTTTGATTTCTTTCTTCTCTGCTAGAGGTTTTTCAACTGGAATCTCCGCCATTGAGCCACTCAGAGTTGATGGGAAGCTCTGCAAAGTTGGCACCAAAA gaGTCCATGATACAGCAGGTGCAGAGAACATAATACACGGCATCAGTGAATGGGAAAACAAACAACCTGTAGACAAATATCTTAACCTTTTCAAAAAGTCTAAATTCATAGGCTCAG CAAGCTGCATTCCCAGCATTGGCTCAAGTGATCGAAAGAGGACGTGTTGCATCGGACTGGAACGAGCCCATGAAAGCCCTTGTGACAAAGTGAAAGCCATATCAAGTTTATTGGAGTAG
- the LOC108206505 gene encoding uncharacterized protein LOC108206505 isoform X1, with protein sequence MDVLEERKLMINLICPYVSLSKVVEFKALEDERIDLGSISRTFGLDPLTIRINGHFISRGVDFIASSVTWKSLISFFSARGFSTGISAIEPLRVDGKLCKVGTKRVHDTAGAENIIHGISEWENKQPVDKYLNLFKKSKFIGSGSCIKKEHNLDIDGRRSKYDDIGLKRKNQLDSVQPQKKLRMHETSLGMLLLEGVEAGGGRQVRLQPQTPDLTLNQL encoded by the exons ATGGATGTGTTAGAAGAAAGAAAATTAATGATCAATCTGATATGCCCATATGTTTCCTTATCAAAAGTTGTCGAATTTAAGGCTTTGGAAGATGAAAGAATTGATCTTGgctcaatttcaagaacatttgggctTGACCCGCTAACAATCAGGATAAATGGTCACTTCATTAGTAGAGGGGTTGATTTTATAGCTTCTTCTGTTACTTGGAAGTCTTTGATTTCTTTCTTCTCTGCTAGAGGTTTTTCAACTGGAATCTCCGCCATTGAGCCACTCAGAGTTGATGGGAAGCTCTGCAAAGTTGGCACCAAAA gaGTCCATGATACAGCAGGTGCAGAGAACATAATACACGGCATCAGTGAATGGGAAAACAAACAACCTGTAGACAAATATCTTAACCTTTTCAAAAAGTCTAAATTCATAGGCTCAG GTTCTTGCATAAAGAAAGAGCACAATCTTGATATTGACGGCCGGCGAAGTAAATATGATGACATCGGGTTGAAAAGAAAGAACCAGCTAGACTCCGTCCAACCGCAAAAGAAGTTGCGAATGCATGAAACTAGCCTAGGTATGCTTCTCCTGGAAGGGGTGGAGGCAGGGGGTGGCCGGCAGGTGCGGCTGCAACCCCAAACCCCGGATTTAACGTTAAATCAGttataa
- the LOC108215713 gene encoding uncharacterized protein LOC108215713 isoform X3, with the protein MAIPEVDMKLLEELQAMGFPLNRATRALHFCGNSSLVDAINWVIDHETDADIDEMPLIPVNIEVQAPGPFFMTEQLKLKAHELRNRAQGRTGIGEKQSEREKERIKRSKELLEAKRIAEENERKRFIALKEAEKAEEKRAREKIRQKLQQDKLERRSKLELPPDDLASVYPAISMIQKQKDPLPKAVQLPKKFTTKAELMSECLRSLRRKNKHDEAGVRKAFQTLLYYITNVTKDPGEERFRRIRLSNPRFVSWAF; encoded by the exons ATGGCTATTCCGGAAGTTGATATGAAACTGCTTGAAGAGCTTCAGGCAATGGGTTTTCCGCTAAACCGAGCAACAAGAGCTCTTCACTTTTGTG GTAATTCTAGTCTTGTGGATGCTATAAATTGGGTCATTGATCATGAGACTGACGCCGACATAGATGAGATGCCCTTG ATCCCAGTGAACATTGAAGTCCAAGCTCCTGGACCTTTTTTTATGACTGAACAATTGAAATTAAAAGCACATGAACTGAG AAATCGGGCACAGGGGAGAACAGGAATAGGAGAGAAGCAGTCGGAAAGAGAAAAG GAGAGGATTAAAAGAAGTAAGGAATTGCTGGAGGCTAAACGAATTGCTgaagaaaatgagagaaaacG CTTTATAGCCTTGAAGGAAGCAGAGAAAGCGGAAGAGAAGAGAGCACGAgagaaaattcgtcaaaaactacaACAAGATAAG TTAGAAAGAAGAAGTAAACTTGAATTGCCTCCGGATGATCTGGCATCTGTCTACCCTGCCATATCTATGATTCAAAAGCAAAAG GATCCATTGCCTAAGGCTGTTCAGTTACCTAAGAAGTTTACTACAAAGGCAGAGCTTATGAGTGAATGTTTACGATCTCTGAGGCGAAAGAACAAG CATGATGAGGCCGGAGTGAGGAAGGCCTTCCAGACTCTTTTATATTACATCACAAATGTTACCAAGGACCCTGGCGAGGAAAGGTTCCGGAGAATTCGACTGAGTAATCCAAGATTTGTG